One genomic window of Stigmatopora nigra isolate UIUO_SnigA chromosome 13, RoL_Snig_1.1, whole genome shotgun sequence includes the following:
- the evla gene encoding enah/Vasp-like a isoform X5 — MQLSTEMDIQLIRMLRYGLPQSVSDSGLFYNHISSSEQSICQARASVMVYDDASKKWVPIKPGQQGFSRINIYHNTANNTFRVVGVKLQDQQVVINYSIVKGLKYNQATPTFHQWRDARQVYGLNFASKEEATTFSNAMLFALNVLSSPDSGGPVVQRQNGPSSEENEGQRRMMEQHQMQAHKERERRTSGSVVSTLQYKVCAPPAHPDTPPEYRHYRASTLPPSYVRVASSSSSPPSASSSPSQEKEALSARDKAQLSSQLSTSLASAFSPVQSGVSTIGRQVRQIPLSPPTAARHAHQHHQDVVLPPKHGTWSASQLQQMYAQCPPSASPPVMMAMPSRQGSSAAAPQPVLPMAQPLPGVRTKPPAFDPSGQYSQHPQHPQHPQHPHANGQSDDSYSPHSHQLPPTPQYCEAVLLPPLAAPAPNHHYPSTFHPQQQAHHQQGQPPGNTNSPPSYNDGGSPKETPSPIPQQVLMSNSSAPVSAGHPAMLSVAPPTSVMPPPGPPAPPPPPGPPPPMAVPPPVPPPLPVGGGPPGAPPGMQQPSGLAAALAGAKLRKVQRDESSPPGSSGSKSDSNRSSGGSGGGGEGLMQEMNALLARRRKASEKPDEDDSGSRGPGQNSTDAMKKPWERSNSTDKSSLVSRVRPIGSTSESDTEFDRMKQEILDEVVRELHKVKDEIIHAIRQEIGRISTS, encoded by the exons ATGCAATTGTCGACTGAAATGGACATCCAACTGATTCGAATGCTCCGTTATGGCCTCCCTCAAAGTGTCAGTGACTCTGGGCTGTTTTACAACCATATCAGCAGCAG CGAGCAGAGCATCTGCCAGGCTCGGGCCTCGGTGATGGTGTACGACGACGCCAGTAAAAAATGGGTGCCCATCAAGCCTGGCCAACAGGGCTTTAGCCGTATCAATATCTACCATAACACTGCCAACAACACCTTCAGGGTGGTGGGTGTCAAGCTGCAGGACCAGCAG GTGGTGATCAACTATTCCATCGTGAAAGGCCTGAAATACAATCAGGCCACACCCACTTTCCATCAATGGCGTGATGCTCGTCAGGTCTACGGGCTCAACTTCGCCAGCAAGGAAGAAGCCACCACCTTTTCCAATGCCATGTTGTTCGCCCTCAACGTGCTCAGCTCGCCAGATAGCGGAG GTCCAGTCGTCCAGCGCCAAAATGGACCTTCTTCAGAAGAGAACGAGGGCCAGAGGAG GATGATGGAGCAGCATCAGATGCAGGCACACAAGGAGAGGGAACGGCGAACGTCAGGATCAG TAGTTTCCACTCTCCAATACAAAGTGTGCGCGCCCCCCGCCCACCCCGACACCCCGCCCGAGTACAGACATTACAGAGCTAGCACACTGCCCCCGTCCTACGTCCGCGtggcctcctcctcttcttccccgccctccgcctcctcctctccctcccaaGAGAAAGAGGCGTTGTCGGCGAGGGACAAGGCCCAGCTTTCCTCCCAGCTCTCCACCTCGCTGGCCTCGGCCTTCTCGCCCGTCCAGTCGGGAGTGAGCACCATTGGCCGCCAGGTCCGTCAGATCCCCCTCTCTCCTCCCACGGCGGCGCGCCACGCTCACCAGCACCACCAAGACGTCGTCCTCCCCCCTAAACACGGCACCTGGTCCGCCTCTCAATTACAGCAAATGTACGCCCAGTGCCCGCCCTCGGCCTCCCCGCCGGTCATGATGGCCATGCCCTCCAGGCAGGggtcgtcggcggcggcgccgcaGCCCGTCTTGCCCATGGCGCAGCCACTCCCGGGCGTGAGGACGAAGCCCCCGGCGTTCGACCCGAGCGGCCAGTACTCGCAGCATCCTCAACATCCACAGCACCCACAGCACCCGCACGCAAACGGCCAGTCGGACGACTCCTACTCCCCCCACTCCCACCAACTGCCACCCACCCCGCAGTACTGCGAAGCCGTCCTCCTCCCGCCCCTAGCAGCTCCTGCCCCTAATCACCATTACCCGTCTACCTTTCACCCTCAGCAGCAGGCGCACCACCAGCAGGGGCAGCCCCCCGGCAACACCAACTCGCCCCCCTCTTACAATGACGGGGGCTCGCCAAAGGAGACCCCTTCCCCCATCCCGCAGCAGGTCCTCATGTCCAACAGCA GCGCCCCTGTTTCCGCAGGTCACCCGGCTATGTTGTCCGTAGCCCCGCCCACGTCCGTAATGCCGCCACCCGGCCCTCCGGCTCCTCCGCCGCCACCCGGTCCGCCACCCCCCATGGCGGTGCCCCCACCCGTACCCCCTCCGCTGCCCGTGGGCGGGGGGCCTCCCGGGGCTCCCCCGGGGATGCAGCAACCTTCGGGGTTGGCGGCCGCGCTGGCTGGGGCCAAACTTCGCAAGGTTCAACGG gatgagaGTAGTCCACCAGGCTCAAGTGGCAGCAAAAGTGACTCCAACCGATCTAGCGGTGGGAGTGGAGGTGGTGGAGAGGGTCTCATGCAGGAAATGAATGCCTTATTAGCTCGCAG ACGAAAAGCTTCTGAGAAACCCGATGAA GATGACTCTGGTAGTCGTGGACCTGGTCAGAACTCTACAG ATGCTATGAAGAAGCCATGGGAGCGATCTAACTCTACAGATAAGTCCTCATTGGTCTCAAG AGTGAGACCTATTGGCAGCACTAGTGAATCAGACACTGAGTTTGACAGGATGAAACAG GAGATTCTGGATGAAGTTGTACGCGAGTTGCATAAAGTGAAAGATGAAATTATTCACG ccATCAGACAAGAAATAGGTCGAATCAGCACATCTTAA
- the evla gene encoding enah/Vasp-like a isoform X3 — MSEQSICQARASVMVYDDASKKWVPIKPGQQGFSRINIYHNTANNTFRVVGVKLQDQQVVINYSIVKGLKYNQATPTFHQWRDARQVYGLNFASKEEATTFSNAMLFALNVLSSPDSGGPVVQRQNGPSSEENEGQRRMMEQHQMQAHKERERRTSGSVVSTLQYKVCAPPAHPDTPPEYRHYRASTLPPSYVRVASSSSSPPSASSSPSQEKEALSARDKAQLSSQLSTSLASAFSPVQSGVSTIGRQVRQIPLSPPTAARHAHQHHQDVVLPPKHGTWSASQLQQMYAQCPPSASPPVMMAMPSRQGSSAAAPQPVLPMAQPLPGVRTKPPAFDPSGQYSQHPQHPQHPQHPHANGQSDDSYSPHSHQLPPTPQYCEAVLLPPLAAPAPNHHYPSTFHPQQQAHHQQGQPPGNTNSPPSYNDGGSPKETPSPIPQQVLMSNSSAPVSAGHPAMLSVAPPTSVMPPPGPPAPPPPPGPPPPMAVPPPVPPPLPVGGGPPGAPPGMQQPSGLAAALAGAKLRKVQRDESSPPGSSGSKSDSNRSSGGSGGGGEGLMQEMNALLARRRKASEKPDEDDSGSRGPGQNSTDAMKKPWERSNSTDKSSLVSRVRPIGSTSESDTEFDRMKQEILDEVVRELHKVKDEIIHAIRQEIGRISTS, encoded by the exons CGAGCAGAGCATCTGCCAGGCTCGGGCCTCGGTGATGGTGTACGACGACGCCAGTAAAAAATGGGTGCCCATCAAGCCTGGCCAACAGGGCTTTAGCCGTATCAATATCTACCATAACACTGCCAACAACACCTTCAGGGTGGTGGGTGTCAAGCTGCAGGACCAGCAG GTGGTGATCAACTATTCCATCGTGAAAGGCCTGAAATACAATCAGGCCACACCCACTTTCCATCAATGGCGTGATGCTCGTCAGGTCTACGGGCTCAACTTCGCCAGCAAGGAAGAAGCCACCACCTTTTCCAATGCCATGTTGTTCGCCCTCAACGTGCTCAGCTCGCCAGATAGCGGAG GTCCAGTCGTCCAGCGCCAAAATGGACCTTCTTCAGAAGAGAACGAGGGCCAGAGGAG GATGATGGAGCAGCATCAGATGCAGGCACACAAGGAGAGGGAACGGCGAACGTCAGGATCAG TAGTTTCCACTCTCCAATACAAAGTGTGCGCGCCCCCCGCCCACCCCGACACCCCGCCCGAGTACAGACATTACAGAGCTAGCACACTGCCCCCGTCCTACGTCCGCGtggcctcctcctcttcttccccgccctccgcctcctcctctccctcccaaGAGAAAGAGGCGTTGTCGGCGAGGGACAAGGCCCAGCTTTCCTCCCAGCTCTCCACCTCGCTGGCCTCGGCCTTCTCGCCCGTCCAGTCGGGAGTGAGCACCATTGGCCGCCAGGTCCGTCAGATCCCCCTCTCTCCTCCCACGGCGGCGCGCCACGCTCACCAGCACCACCAAGACGTCGTCCTCCCCCCTAAACACGGCACCTGGTCCGCCTCTCAATTACAGCAAATGTACGCCCAGTGCCCGCCCTCGGCCTCCCCGCCGGTCATGATGGCCATGCCCTCCAGGCAGGggtcgtcggcggcggcgccgcaGCCCGTCTTGCCCATGGCGCAGCCACTCCCGGGCGTGAGGACGAAGCCCCCGGCGTTCGACCCGAGCGGCCAGTACTCGCAGCATCCTCAACATCCACAGCACCCACAGCACCCGCACGCAAACGGCCAGTCGGACGACTCCTACTCCCCCCACTCCCACCAACTGCCACCCACCCCGCAGTACTGCGAAGCCGTCCTCCTCCCGCCCCTAGCAGCTCCTGCCCCTAATCACCATTACCCGTCTACCTTTCACCCTCAGCAGCAGGCGCACCACCAGCAGGGGCAGCCCCCCGGCAACACCAACTCGCCCCCCTCTTACAATGACGGGGGCTCGCCAAAGGAGACCCCTTCCCCCATCCCGCAGCAGGTCCTCATGTCCAACAGCA GCGCCCCTGTTTCCGCAGGTCACCCGGCTATGTTGTCCGTAGCCCCGCCCACGTCCGTAATGCCGCCACCCGGCCCTCCGGCTCCTCCGCCGCCACCCGGTCCGCCACCCCCCATGGCGGTGCCCCCACCCGTACCCCCTCCGCTGCCCGTGGGCGGGGGGCCTCCCGGGGCTCCCCCGGGGATGCAGCAACCTTCGGGGTTGGCGGCCGCGCTGGCTGGGGCCAAACTTCGCAAGGTTCAACGG gatgagaGTAGTCCACCAGGCTCAAGTGGCAGCAAAAGTGACTCCAACCGATCTAGCGGTGGGAGTGGAGGTGGTGGAGAGGGTCTCATGCAGGAAATGAATGCCTTATTAGCTCGCAG ACGAAAAGCTTCTGAGAAACCCGATGAA GATGACTCTGGTAGTCGTGGACCTGGTCAGAACTCTACAG ATGCTATGAAGAAGCCATGGGAGCGATCTAACTCTACAGATAAGTCCTCATTGGTCTCAAG AGTGAGACCTATTGGCAGCACTAGTGAATCAGACACTGAGTTTGACAGGATGAAACAG GAGATTCTGGATGAAGTTGTACGCGAGTTGCATAAAGTGAAAGATGAAATTATTCACG ccATCAGACAAGAAATAGGTCGAATCAGCACATCTTAA
- the evla gene encoding enah/Vasp-like a isoform X1 has product MYSLDDFGEQSICQARASVMVYDDASKKWVPIKPGQQGFSRINIYHNTANNTFRVVGVKLQDQQVVINYSIVKGLKYNQATPTFHQWRDARQVYGLNFASKEEATTFSNAMLFALNVLSSPDSGGPVVQRQNGPSSEENEGQRRMMEQHQMQAHKERERRTSGSVVSTLQYKVCAPPAHPDTPPEYRHYRASTLPPSYVRVASSSSSPPSASSSPSQEKEALSARDKAQLSSQLSTSLASAFSPVQSGVSTIGRQVRQIPLSPPTAARHAHQHHQDVVLPPKHGTWSASQLQQMYAQCPPSASPPVMMAMPSRQGSSAAAPQPVLPMAQPLPGVRTKPPAFDPSGQYSQHPQHPQHPQHPHANGQSDDSYSPHSHQLPPTPQYCEAVLLPPLAAPAPNHHYPSTFHPQQQAHHQQGQPPGNTNSPPSYNDGGSPKETPSPIPQQVLMSNSSAPVSAGHPAMLSVAPPTSVMPPPGPPAPPPPPGPPPPMAVPPPVPPPLPVGGGPPGAPPGMQQPSGLAAALAGAKLRKVQRDESSPPGSSGSKSDSNRSSGGSGGGGEGLMQEMNALLARRRKASEKPDEDDSGSRGPGQNSTDAMKKPWERSNSTDKSSLVSRVRPIGSTSESDTEFDRMKQEILDEVVRELHKVKDEIIHAIRQEIGRISTS; this is encoded by the exons CGAGCAGAGCATCTGCCAGGCTCGGGCCTCGGTGATGGTGTACGACGACGCCAGTAAAAAATGGGTGCCCATCAAGCCTGGCCAACAGGGCTTTAGCCGTATCAATATCTACCATAACACTGCCAACAACACCTTCAGGGTGGTGGGTGTCAAGCTGCAGGACCAGCAG GTGGTGATCAACTATTCCATCGTGAAAGGCCTGAAATACAATCAGGCCACACCCACTTTCCATCAATGGCGTGATGCTCGTCAGGTCTACGGGCTCAACTTCGCCAGCAAGGAAGAAGCCACCACCTTTTCCAATGCCATGTTGTTCGCCCTCAACGTGCTCAGCTCGCCAGATAGCGGAG GTCCAGTCGTCCAGCGCCAAAATGGACCTTCTTCAGAAGAGAACGAGGGCCAGAGGAG GATGATGGAGCAGCATCAGATGCAGGCACACAAGGAGAGGGAACGGCGAACGTCAGGATCAG TAGTTTCCACTCTCCAATACAAAGTGTGCGCGCCCCCCGCCCACCCCGACACCCCGCCCGAGTACAGACATTACAGAGCTAGCACACTGCCCCCGTCCTACGTCCGCGtggcctcctcctcttcttccccgccctccgcctcctcctctccctcccaaGAGAAAGAGGCGTTGTCGGCGAGGGACAAGGCCCAGCTTTCCTCCCAGCTCTCCACCTCGCTGGCCTCGGCCTTCTCGCCCGTCCAGTCGGGAGTGAGCACCATTGGCCGCCAGGTCCGTCAGATCCCCCTCTCTCCTCCCACGGCGGCGCGCCACGCTCACCAGCACCACCAAGACGTCGTCCTCCCCCCTAAACACGGCACCTGGTCCGCCTCTCAATTACAGCAAATGTACGCCCAGTGCCCGCCCTCGGCCTCCCCGCCGGTCATGATGGCCATGCCCTCCAGGCAGGggtcgtcggcggcggcgccgcaGCCCGTCTTGCCCATGGCGCAGCCACTCCCGGGCGTGAGGACGAAGCCCCCGGCGTTCGACCCGAGCGGCCAGTACTCGCAGCATCCTCAACATCCACAGCACCCACAGCACCCGCACGCAAACGGCCAGTCGGACGACTCCTACTCCCCCCACTCCCACCAACTGCCACCCACCCCGCAGTACTGCGAAGCCGTCCTCCTCCCGCCCCTAGCAGCTCCTGCCCCTAATCACCATTACCCGTCTACCTTTCACCCTCAGCAGCAGGCGCACCACCAGCAGGGGCAGCCCCCCGGCAACACCAACTCGCCCCCCTCTTACAATGACGGGGGCTCGCCAAAGGAGACCCCTTCCCCCATCCCGCAGCAGGTCCTCATGTCCAACAGCA GCGCCCCTGTTTCCGCAGGTCACCCGGCTATGTTGTCCGTAGCCCCGCCCACGTCCGTAATGCCGCCACCCGGCCCTCCGGCTCCTCCGCCGCCACCCGGTCCGCCACCCCCCATGGCGGTGCCCCCACCCGTACCCCCTCCGCTGCCCGTGGGCGGGGGGCCTCCCGGGGCTCCCCCGGGGATGCAGCAACCTTCGGGGTTGGCGGCCGCGCTGGCTGGGGCCAAACTTCGCAAGGTTCAACGG gatgagaGTAGTCCACCAGGCTCAAGTGGCAGCAAAAGTGACTCCAACCGATCTAGCGGTGGGAGTGGAGGTGGTGGAGAGGGTCTCATGCAGGAAATGAATGCCTTATTAGCTCGCAG ACGAAAAGCTTCTGAGAAACCCGATGAA GATGACTCTGGTAGTCGTGGACCTGGTCAGAACTCTACAG ATGCTATGAAGAAGCCATGGGAGCGATCTAACTCTACAGATAAGTCCTCATTGGTCTCAAG AGTGAGACCTATTGGCAGCACTAGTGAATCAGACACTGAGTTTGACAGGATGAAACAG GAGATTCTGGATGAAGTTGTACGCGAGTTGCATAAAGTGAAAGATGAAATTATTCACG ccATCAGACAAGAAATAGGTCGAATCAGCACATCTTAA
- the evla gene encoding enah/Vasp-like a isoform X4, producing MYSLDDFGEQSICQARASVMVYDDASKKWVPIKPGQQGFSRINIYHNTANNTFRVVGVKLQDQQVVINYSIVKGLKYNQATPTFHQWRDARQVYGLNFASKEEATTFSNAMLFALNVLSSPDSGGPVVQRQNGPSSEENEGQRRMMEQHQMQAHKERERRTSGSGAPVSAGHPAMLSVAPPTSVMPPPGPPAPPPPPGPPPPMAVPPPVPPPLPVGGGPPGAPPGMQQPSGLAAALAGAKLRKVQRDESSPPGSSGSKSDSNRSSGGSGGGGEGLMQEMNALLARRRKASEKPDEDDSGSRGPGQNSTDAMKKPWERSNSTDKSSLVSRVRPIGSTSESDTEFDRMKQEILDEVVRELHKVKDEIIHAIRQEIGRISTS from the exons CGAGCAGAGCATCTGCCAGGCTCGGGCCTCGGTGATGGTGTACGACGACGCCAGTAAAAAATGGGTGCCCATCAAGCCTGGCCAACAGGGCTTTAGCCGTATCAATATCTACCATAACACTGCCAACAACACCTTCAGGGTGGTGGGTGTCAAGCTGCAGGACCAGCAG GTGGTGATCAACTATTCCATCGTGAAAGGCCTGAAATACAATCAGGCCACACCCACTTTCCATCAATGGCGTGATGCTCGTCAGGTCTACGGGCTCAACTTCGCCAGCAAGGAAGAAGCCACCACCTTTTCCAATGCCATGTTGTTCGCCCTCAACGTGCTCAGCTCGCCAGATAGCGGAG GTCCAGTCGTCCAGCGCCAAAATGGACCTTCTTCAGAAGAGAACGAGGGCCAGAGGAG GATGATGGAGCAGCATCAGATGCAGGCACACAAGGAGAGGGAACGGCGAACGTCAGGATCAG GCGCCCCTGTTTCCGCAGGTCACCCGGCTATGTTGTCCGTAGCCCCGCCCACGTCCGTAATGCCGCCACCCGGCCCTCCGGCTCCTCCGCCGCCACCCGGTCCGCCACCCCCCATGGCGGTGCCCCCACCCGTACCCCCTCCGCTGCCCGTGGGCGGGGGGCCTCCCGGGGCTCCCCCGGGGATGCAGCAACCTTCGGGGTTGGCGGCCGCGCTGGCTGGGGCCAAACTTCGCAAGGTTCAACGG gatgagaGTAGTCCACCAGGCTCAAGTGGCAGCAAAAGTGACTCCAACCGATCTAGCGGTGGGAGTGGAGGTGGTGGAGAGGGTCTCATGCAGGAAATGAATGCCTTATTAGCTCGCAG ACGAAAAGCTTCTGAGAAACCCGATGAA GATGACTCTGGTAGTCGTGGACCTGGTCAGAACTCTACAG ATGCTATGAAGAAGCCATGGGAGCGATCTAACTCTACAGATAAGTCCTCATTGGTCTCAAG AGTGAGACCTATTGGCAGCACTAGTGAATCAGACACTGAGTTTGACAGGATGAAACAG GAGATTCTGGATGAAGTTGTACGCGAGTTGCATAAAGTGAAAGATGAAATTATTCACG ccATCAGACAAGAAATAGGTCGAATCAGCACATCTTAA
- the evla gene encoding enah/Vasp-like a isoform X2, with the protein MYSLDDFGEQSICQARASVMVYDDASKKWVPIKPGQQGFSRINIYHNTANNTFRVVGVKLQDQQVVINYSIVKGLKYNQATPTFHQWRDARQVYGLNFASKEEATTFSNAMLFALNVLSSPDSGGPVVQRQNGPSSEENEGQRRMMEQHQMQAHKERERRTSGSVSTLQYKVCAPPAHPDTPPEYRHYRASTLPPSYVRVASSSSSPPSASSSPSQEKEALSARDKAQLSSQLSTSLASAFSPVQSGVSTIGRQVRQIPLSPPTAARHAHQHHQDVVLPPKHGTWSASQLQQMYAQCPPSASPPVMMAMPSRQGSSAAAPQPVLPMAQPLPGVRTKPPAFDPSGQYSQHPQHPQHPQHPHANGQSDDSYSPHSHQLPPTPQYCEAVLLPPLAAPAPNHHYPSTFHPQQQAHHQQGQPPGNTNSPPSYNDGGSPKETPSPIPQQVLMSNSSAPVSAGHPAMLSVAPPTSVMPPPGPPAPPPPPGPPPPMAVPPPVPPPLPVGGGPPGAPPGMQQPSGLAAALAGAKLRKVQRDESSPPGSSGSKSDSNRSSGGSGGGGEGLMQEMNALLARRRKASEKPDEDDSGSRGPGQNSTDAMKKPWERSNSTDKSSLVSRVRPIGSTSESDTEFDRMKQEILDEVVRELHKVKDEIIHAIRQEIGRISTS; encoded by the exons CGAGCAGAGCATCTGCCAGGCTCGGGCCTCGGTGATGGTGTACGACGACGCCAGTAAAAAATGGGTGCCCATCAAGCCTGGCCAACAGGGCTTTAGCCGTATCAATATCTACCATAACACTGCCAACAACACCTTCAGGGTGGTGGGTGTCAAGCTGCAGGACCAGCAG GTGGTGATCAACTATTCCATCGTGAAAGGCCTGAAATACAATCAGGCCACACCCACTTTCCATCAATGGCGTGATGCTCGTCAGGTCTACGGGCTCAACTTCGCCAGCAAGGAAGAAGCCACCACCTTTTCCAATGCCATGTTGTTCGCCCTCAACGTGCTCAGCTCGCCAGATAGCGGAG GTCCAGTCGTCCAGCGCCAAAATGGACCTTCTTCAGAAGAGAACGAGGGCCAGAGGAG GATGATGGAGCAGCATCAGATGCAGGCACACAAGGAGAGGGAACGGCGAACGTCAGGATCAG TTTCCACTCTCCAATACAAAGTGTGCGCGCCCCCCGCCCACCCCGACACCCCGCCCGAGTACAGACATTACAGAGCTAGCACACTGCCCCCGTCCTACGTCCGCGtggcctcctcctcttcttccccgccctccgcctcctcctctccctcccaaGAGAAAGAGGCGTTGTCGGCGAGGGACAAGGCCCAGCTTTCCTCCCAGCTCTCCACCTCGCTGGCCTCGGCCTTCTCGCCCGTCCAGTCGGGAGTGAGCACCATTGGCCGCCAGGTCCGTCAGATCCCCCTCTCTCCTCCCACGGCGGCGCGCCACGCTCACCAGCACCACCAAGACGTCGTCCTCCCCCCTAAACACGGCACCTGGTCCGCCTCTCAATTACAGCAAATGTACGCCCAGTGCCCGCCCTCGGCCTCCCCGCCGGTCATGATGGCCATGCCCTCCAGGCAGGggtcgtcggcggcggcgccgcaGCCCGTCTTGCCCATGGCGCAGCCACTCCCGGGCGTGAGGACGAAGCCCCCGGCGTTCGACCCGAGCGGCCAGTACTCGCAGCATCCTCAACATCCACAGCACCCACAGCACCCGCACGCAAACGGCCAGTCGGACGACTCCTACTCCCCCCACTCCCACCAACTGCCACCCACCCCGCAGTACTGCGAAGCCGTCCTCCTCCCGCCCCTAGCAGCTCCTGCCCCTAATCACCATTACCCGTCTACCTTTCACCCTCAGCAGCAGGCGCACCACCAGCAGGGGCAGCCCCCCGGCAACACCAACTCGCCCCCCTCTTACAATGACGGGGGCTCGCCAAAGGAGACCCCTTCCCCCATCCCGCAGCAGGTCCTCATGTCCAACAGCA GCGCCCCTGTTTCCGCAGGTCACCCGGCTATGTTGTCCGTAGCCCCGCCCACGTCCGTAATGCCGCCACCCGGCCCTCCGGCTCCTCCGCCGCCACCCGGTCCGCCACCCCCCATGGCGGTGCCCCCACCCGTACCCCCTCCGCTGCCCGTGGGCGGGGGGCCTCCCGGGGCTCCCCCGGGGATGCAGCAACCTTCGGGGTTGGCGGCCGCGCTGGCTGGGGCCAAACTTCGCAAGGTTCAACGG gatgagaGTAGTCCACCAGGCTCAAGTGGCAGCAAAAGTGACTCCAACCGATCTAGCGGTGGGAGTGGAGGTGGTGGAGAGGGTCTCATGCAGGAAATGAATGCCTTATTAGCTCGCAG ACGAAAAGCTTCTGAGAAACCCGATGAA GATGACTCTGGTAGTCGTGGACCTGGTCAGAACTCTACAG ATGCTATGAAGAAGCCATGGGAGCGATCTAACTCTACAGATAAGTCCTCATTGGTCTCAAG AGTGAGACCTATTGGCAGCACTAGTGAATCAGACACTGAGTTTGACAGGATGAAACAG GAGATTCTGGATGAAGTTGTACGCGAGTTGCATAAAGTGAAAGATGAAATTATTCACG ccATCAGACAAGAAATAGGTCGAATCAGCACATCTTAA